Proteins encoded in a region of the Zea mays cultivar B73 chromosome 4, Zm-B73-REFERENCE-NAM-5.0, whole genome shotgun sequence genome:
- the LOC118476857 gene encoding basic proline-rich protein-like — translation MAGGGSSGEWSAWKAASIVFRIATVALSLASAIMTATSTQCLYREDGSPDGTISYSDYGSLKYSAFANLPTAVLQGVAIYLEVTGHEKAAKTVELIDKLVLALTSTSAPLLFAVDDITSCGGPPRAGGRARGQPSKGFTKKIQTASFASLGTLASAAGAAYTARVERIVAAAPTLPTPTLPSPVSLQLPPTPRPRRPSRRQLRPPPPPLPPPPPPAPPPLPPTPPLPRRPPPPPLLPPPPPPPPPPPPPPPPPPPPPPPPPPPPPPPPKPPCSEPPLPVSPPPPLPPLFSPSLSPPPPSCSPPPLPSGCLVVLIFVLLLSRISRREGC, via the exons ATGGCCGGCGGGGGCAGCTCCGGCGAGTGGAGCGCGTGGAAGGCGGCCAGCATCGTGTTCCGCATCGCGACGGTGGCCCTGTCGCTGGCTTCAGCGATCATGACAGCGACCTCGACGCAGTGCTTGTACCGGGAGGATGGCAGCCCCGACGGCACCATCTCCTACAGCGACTACGGCTCCTTGAA GTACTCGGCGTTCGCCAACCTGCCGACGGCGGTGCTCCAGGGCGTGGCCATCTACCTGGAGGTGACAGGGCACGAGAAAGCGGCCAAGACCGTGGAGCTCATCGACAAGCTAGTGCTGGCCCTCACGTCCACGTCGGCGCCGCTGCTGTTCGCCGTCGACGACATCACGTCCTGTGGCGGGCCACCTCGCGCCGGCGGCCGGGCCCGAGGGCAGCCGTCCAAAGGATTCACGAAGAAGATCCAGACGGCGTCGTTCGCTAGCCTCGGCACGCTGGCCTCGGCCGCCGGCGCTGCGTACACCGCGCGAGTCGAGAGGATCGTCGCGGCAGCGCCCACGCTGCCAACACCGACACTGCCGTCTCCGGTGTCGCTGCAGCTCCCGCCAACTCCGAGGCCACGGCGGCCATCGCGGCGGCAGCTACGGCCGCCACCTCCTCCACTTCCTCCTCCTCCCCCACCAGCACCTCCTCCACTTCCTCCTACTCCTCCTCTTCCACGacgaccaccaccaccaccacttcttcctcctcctcctcctcctcctcctcctcctccaccaccaccaccaccaccaccacctcctccacccccacctcctccacctccgcctccacctccgaaaCCCCCATGTTCGGAACCGCCTCTACCAGTGTCGCCACCGCCACCGCTGCCACCGCTATTCTCACCATCGCTGTCGCCGCCACCTCCGTCATGCTCGCCACCACCACTGCCATCCGGTTGTCTTGTTGTGTTGATTTTTGTCTTGTTACTTTCCCGTATTTCTCGACGTGAAGGTTGTTAG